ACAAATCTCGCGCGCGGTGAATACTTTTTCTGGAGGTCGATGAGCCGGTCCTCGCTCGCCATGGCGTAAGGACAATGATTGCACGTAAAGACCACAACAAGCGTCTCGGCGCGTGCAAATGAATCGAGTGTGTATTCGTTCCTGTCTACGCCTATCAGGCGGAAATCGGGCGCCGGTGTTCCCACCGGCATTCCTTTCGAATGCATCAAAGCCATTGTCGTACCGGGATAGTGATACAGAAACGCGCGCCTCGTTCCGGCGCTTCGCGAAAATACGACAATCTGTTCCCCTCTGCAGACTCCTTCCTCCTGTCTTGTTCCTCCCATGGCCCTCCCGTATTTTTATGGATGTAGTTTTTGAACATCGAAGCAGGAACGGAGAATACTCATGGCCCAGTCATTTGACGTCGTTGTTGTCGGCGGTGGTCCCGGCGGATATGTCGCGGCGATTCGTGCTGCACAACTCGGATTTAAAACCGCGTGTATCGAGGCAAAACACCTCGGAGGCATTTGTCTGAACTGGGGCTGCATTCCGACAAAATCCCTTCTCCGTAATGCAGAGGTCTGGGAAACCATCCGTCACGCCGAAGAGTACGGCATCACGGTCGAGAACGCGCGCTTCGATTTTTCGAAGATCATACAGCGCAGCCGGGGCATCGCCGACAGAATGTCGAAGGGCGTGGCATTCCTTTTCAAGAAATACAATGTGACACACATTGCCGGGCGAGGGATCCTCGCGGCAGCCGGGCGCCTCACGGTGAGTGATGCGGAGGGAACCGTGATCGACGAGATCACCGCGCCGCATATCATCCTCGCGACAGGCGCGCGTCCGCGCAGCATCCCGGGTGTGGCGTTCGATGGGAAGCGGGTGATTTCGTACTTCGAGGCCATGTCGCTGACAGAGCGTCCGGAGCGCCTCATCGTGCTCGGCGCGGGCGCCATCGGAGTCGAGTTCGCATATTTCTACAACACGCTCGGCAGCCAGGTGACCATCGTCGAAATGCTGCCGAACATTCTCCCGATCGAGGATGAGGACGTGTCGAAGGAACTCGAACGCAGCTTCCGCAAAAGAAAAATCGCGATCAAAACGAAGACCCGCGTGGAAGGGATCGAAACCACCGGCGAGGGTGTGCGCGTCCGCGTCTCGAACGACAGCGGCGAGGAAGTGCTCGAGGGCGACATTGCTCTTATGTCGATCGGCATCCAGGGCAATATCGAAAACATCGGGCTCGAGCAGAACGGCATCGTGGTCGAGAAGGGCTACATCAAGGTCGACGAGTATTATCGCACCAATGTGCCGGGCGTGTACGCAATCGGCGACGTTGTCGGACCGCCCTGGCTTGCACATGTGGCATCGGCCGAAGGCATCACCTGCGTTGAGGCGATTGCAGGCAAACACCCGGTCCCCGTCAATTACGCGAACATACCCGGATGCACATACTGCCAGCCGCAGGTTGCCAGCGTGGGATTGACCGAGAAAAAGGCGCGCGAGCTCGGATACGAATTACGCGTCGGAAAATTCCCCTTCACTGCGTCGGGAAAGGCCGTCGCTGCGGGGCATACGGAGGGTTTTGTCAAGATGGTGTTCGACGCCAAACATGGCGAATTGCTCGGCACGCATATCATCGGCTCGGAAGCGACCGAACTGATCGCCGAAGCGGCGCTTGGGCGCGCGCTGGAGACGACGGAACACGAATTGATCAAAACCGTGCACGCGCATCCCACGCTGTCGGAAGCGCTGATGGAAGCGTCCGCGGTTGCGTACGGCGAGTCCGTCAACTTCTGAGCACGCTCCAGACGCGCGCACGCTGTGTGCGCTCACTCGTCGCGGTCCGTACCAACAACAGGTGTTTTCTATGACCCGATTCCCGTACCGGCTCATCGGCATGGTGCACCTTCTGCCCCTGCCCGGCTCACCGCGTGCCGCCGCCTCACGCGATGAGATCCTCGCACGTGCGCTCATCGACGCCCAGGTACTGGAGGAGGCCGGCTTCGACGCACTCCTCGTCGAGAATTACGGGGACGTGCCTTTTCGAAAGGAACGCGTCGAGGCGCATGTGATAGCCGACATGACCCGCATCGCTCTCGAACTGCGGCGCGCCTGCTCGCTTCCGCTGGGAGTGCAGGTACTGCGCAATGATGCCGCCGCAGGACTGGGGATCGCCGCGGCGACTGGCGCTGCGTTTATTCGCGTCAACGTGCATGCGGGATCGATGCTGACGGATCAGGGACTGATAGAAGGTCGAGCTGATGAAACGCTTCGCGCGCGGAGAATGCTCGATGTGGACGTGCGGATCTTCGCGGACGTGCTTGTGAAACATGCCGTGCCGCCCGCGCCTGTCTCGATTGCGGATGCAGCGCGCGACGCCGTTGTGCGCGGCTGCGCCGATGCGGTCATTGTGTCGGGACGAGGCACGGGCGAACCCACCGATCCGATCGACGTCGACGTTGTGCGCTCGGCCGTCAGCGCTCCGGTGCTGATCGGGAGCGGTGTGTCGGAGGCAAACATTGGCTCATTGCTCGCCAAAGCCGATGGCGTCATCGTCGGCACCTCGGTGAAAGAGCAGGGTGTTACCACCAATCCCGTTGACGCTGATCGCGCGCGCGCACTTGTTCGTGCGGCACGCGGCTAACCCGGCCGCAGTCGGTCAGGGCATGCCCTCGCCAAGTACGATCTGCACTTTACGCTCGCGCTGACGCTGTTCGCCCGATGCTTTTGCACCGGACCGCGTACGGCCTACACCATGTGAATGGATGCGTGTGTCCGGAATCTGCTTGCGGTTCAAATACTCGTACACGCGGTCGGCGCGTCTCTGCGAAAGCAACACGTTGTAGGCATCGTCCCCAATTTCGTCCGCAAATCCGCGGATCTCGGCGTTCAGCTCGGGGTGCTGCTGCAGTAATTGCGCGACATTGTCGAGAAGGATCTTCCCCTCTTCGGTGAGCTGCGCGCCGTCGAAGGGAAAGTACACTTCTCCCAGAACGGTCGACAGGCGTTCCGGTGTGCCGGGCGCTTTCGCGGCTGCGTTCAGTATCACCAACGACTTGTTGAATGATTCGCGCAGAAGCGCTGACAGGAAGGCCTGCTTCTCGCCGGAGGTACTGCCCGAGGGCGCAAGAGCAAGTGCTTCGCGGATGACGCCACTCGATGACGCCGTCTCCTCGGCTGACGGGTCCACCGCCCCGGCTGTTTCCACACGTGCGAAATCTCGCCCGAAGGTATTGAACATGACCTCGTTGTTCGGCTGAATGGAGACCCCGCTCCGCCCTGTCTGCACCAGGTAGCGCACCCGCTCGGCGTCGCTGCCGAAAAGTGATTCGTAGTCCACGTGTGCAAAACGCATCGAGAGCATTTCTTCCTCGGTGCTCCCGTCGGGACGCACACCGATCCGCATTTCGTATTCCCCGGTCGGAAGACGTTCCGTCGATACATCGCCGCCGGACATGCCTGCAAAGTCGAGGAATTCCCGTGCGGTGAATTTTTGAGAAGGTTCACGAAGCGTCATGCGTCGCGTGCTCTGCGCAATGGTCAGTCCGTCTCTGAGCAGCTCGAAGCGCACATCCACGTTGATGTCTTCTGATTTTTTCTTTTGCAGCACAAGCTCCACGGACTCGGCATCACGCTTAAGACCCGGTATGCCTTCAAAATCGCTTACCGCAATGGTCGGCGACACAACGGGCTCCCGTCTGGGGGCGGGCAACGGCGCAGCTTCAGAAGCGGTCTCTCCCGTCTGTGTATTTCCATCACGTGCGGTCTCCGCATCACGTCCTTCAACGGAGCCGGTCTCGCGGTCCGGGTCCGCCGTTGTCCGTCCATCCGTTTGTCCGTTCCCGCGGTTGTTGCCGGCAGATCCATCCCCGTTTCGGTCGTCCCCACTTCGCGAGTCGCCGCCCCTCTGACCCGCGATGACGGGTGGACCGCCCGGCGCTGTTTTCGGCGGTGCGGGAAACTCCGGGGATTCTCCGCGTGGCCTTGTCTTTTCCGACAGATCGGGCGCGTTCAGAGTCCAGCGTACACCAACTGTAAACAGAGACATTCCGTCGCGGTTGCTGCCTTCGAAATGCACTCCGTCGAGATGGTCGGTGGTCGTAAACATCGCGGAATACTGCGCACCGAGCGTCAGCGTCTCCGTGAGTGGATACTCGATCGCGAGCGCCGGTCCGAACGCCAGCTCCACCGCGCTGCTCGATTCGGAACGCTGGTCGAAATTGATGTTGGTGGAATGATACATCAGACCACCGCGGAAGGAAAGCACGCCGTGTATCCCGAACAATGAGGGCGTCACGACGGAAGGTCCGGCGGTTAAAACGAAGAGCATCGTTGTGTAGTCGATGCTGTTGAAGGTCAGCTTGTAGTACTTCTTGAGTATGAGATCCCCGGCTTTGTTCTGCAGAAATCCCCCGAGAAGATCGGCGCGCACACCGATGTTGTCGGTCAGGAAATACTCGATGCCGGCACCCCCGAACGGACTGATAAGGTAGTCGCTTTGTTCGCGCGTAAAATCATCGCCGGGCATCGAGATGCCTCCGTCGATCGCCAGCCGCCAACGGCCTTCCTGGTACTGCTGCGCGGCCGCATCGTGCGGTCTGCAGACAAACACCATAGTCAGACACAGGATGATAACGAAACGTCTCACCCGATGTGTGATCTGTTCCAGCGATGTGGATGGCATGACTGCATCGGGTGAGACGTTGTGCAAATCGCGCTGATGAATACGGCTATTTCAGCACAACGAGCTGTTTTGTCAAGAGTGTGCCGTTGGCACGGAGGATATACTGATACGTGCCGCTGGGTACGGACTCGCCTCTGTCGTTCTTTCCGTCCCACGCCATGAAGTGCATTCCGGCGGGCTGCATCTCGCGAACAAACGTTTTCACGAGCGAACCGCGCATATCGTACAGCTCAAGACGTATGTCCGCCGCGGAAGGCAGGTTGTACGCGATGCTTGTCGAGCCGTTGCGTGACTTCGAGAAGGGATTCGGGTAATTCTGCTGCAGGTCGGGTGTGCGCACAACCGTCTCTTCATTTTTGACAGATGTGGGCGGCTTCTCCGAAAGCGTGAGTATCTGATTGATCGCCAGCCCCTTGAAGGTCTCGTTCTTTTTACCCGGCCAGCGGACGATGATGGAATCGATCGAAGCGGCTGTGCCAAGACCGACGTGAAGGACGTAGGGCTGCTGCGATCCCGCGCCCTTGCCCGCCGTCACCTCGCGCAGATACACCGCGCCGCCCGCAAACACGCGCACTCGCGCGCCTATTGCATGACTGTTTCCGGTGCTGGCCTGCAGGCGCAGCTCGGTCCAACTGCCTTTCTGTGTCAATTCGTTGCGGTAGAGTCGAAGGCCGAATTCGGAGGCGACACCAAGATCGAGATCGCCGTCGTTGTCGAAGTCCGCCCAGGCAACGCCGAAGCCGCCTTCAAGTCCGGTACCCGATTCGTAGGTCACGTCGGTGAAGCTCCCATCCTGATTCTGCCGGTACAGCGACGATGTGAAGCACTGTTCGCCCGATGTCACATAGAAATCGAGCAAGCCGTCGTTGTTGAAGTCGGCCCATGCGACATCGGCCTGGTACACCGTGTACCCGAGTTTCGATATTGCCTGACTGTTGGTGAAGCTGAAGGCCGTGGCGGCGTTGTTGCGCCAGATCGAAGTGACGTCGCTGTACATAAGCTCGTACGGAATCGCGGTCTCGCCTGTCAGCAGGTCCATCGTACCGTCGTTATTCACGTCGCCGAAGTCGCAGCCGCGCGTGTTGCCGTAGAGTCCGGGGTAGGCCGACTTGGTGCCGCCCTGCGCTCCGTGCGCCTGCGCGATGCTACGGAAAAACGGCGTGCCCTGATTTTCGAACAGGTAGTTCGACTGCAGCCGGTCGTTTCCGACAAAAAGATCCATATCTCCGTCATTGTCGTAATCCGTCCACTGCACGCAGCTCGCGGGACGCCAGCCCTCCACGGTCTGATTGCGGTTGTAGGGATTCCTGCCGTACTGGCCCTTGGTGTAGCCACCCACATTCGCGGTATTATCGAGGAACGTGCCGCCCTTGTTGGTGTAGAGGAAGCCCTGCCACGCTGCTCCTTCGACCATGGCGGAGTCCTGCTGATTCGTCGGATTCTTCATGAACATGTATTCACCGTTGCCGACGAAGAAATCGGGAAGCCCGTCGTTGTTGTAATCGGCGAATGCCATCGCCTGTGTGTTCACTGAACGGCTGAGACCCGGGGAAGCCTGCAGGCTGAACGACCCGGCGTTGTTGAGATACACGAAGTTGTCGGGCTGGCACACGATGTCGAGATCCCCGTCGTTATCGACGTCGACGAACATTTGCACCTGGCTGCCGATGTTGAAACCGACGGCCTTTGCCACATCCTCGAATGTCCCGTCGGGCTTGTTACGATACAGGCGGTCGCCGCTCAACAGATCCTGGCGGCCGTCTCCGTCGAAATCGCCCCAGGAGAGACGCGGATTCGTGCTCTGCCGCGCGTTGAGACCCGTCTCAACGGTCGCGTCGCTGAAATACTGCGGGGGATTGTCATTGTAGTATTCGCCTGCGGCGCCGATGTACCAATTGTTCGTCGGCTTGTTGCCTTGGAACCATGCCCCGAAGCCGTAGGACGACGTCGCAGAATTGTATTGCGCGAACAGATTGGTGAAGGACGAATCGCCCTCGCTGTTGCCGCAATTGATGGCCTGCGTCACATTGTCCATACGCACAAACAGATTGTCGCTGCGCTTGATGATGCCCACAAAGAACTGGCCCGGACCACCGACATCGATCGGCGTGCTGAAGCGGAACCGGAACAGGGAATCGATGCCCGCTGGGATACCCACGCGGACCGGCTGAAACAGCGGACGCAACTGATACGGAAAGGCGAAACCACCTTCCTTTCCGAACATCACCAGATCGGCCGAATCGGCGGGCGAACCCGCCGTGGAGCGCGAAACGAACCACGCCGAAATCTCCTGAATACGCACCGGCGCCGTCGCGTCGAAGCGCGCGAGCATGATCGAGTTGGTGGGAAGGTTGAGCAACATGTAATTGTTCTCAACATTGTAGTACTCGAACTTCACTTGTGCGTGTGCTGTGCCAAGCAAAAACGCTGCAACCGCCAGCAACCGGAATACGTGCTTCATGTGCGCCTCGTGGGATGACCGAATAGTGTCTGTGCGTGATGGTGTATCATGGCAAATGTACCAAATTCAAGCTTCTGAAGCCAATGTCCACTGGCTCCGAAGTCTCATGGAAGCGGATCCCCGCCGCCCCGGCGGCAAGACCTGCACCACGCGCATGGACTGAGACTTCTTCCGAACGAGCGGCGAATTTGTGGATGACGCCGTGCCGCACTTGCCGAGGATCAGCGTGAGAACGG
This is a stretch of genomic DNA from Ignavibacteriota bacterium. It encodes these proteins:
- the lpdA gene encoding dihydrolipoyl dehydrogenase codes for the protein MAQSFDVVVVGGGPGGYVAAIRAAQLGFKTACIEAKHLGGICLNWGCIPTKSLLRNAEVWETIRHAEEYGITVENARFDFSKIIQRSRGIADRMSKGVAFLFKKYNVTHIAGRGILAAAGRLTVSDAEGTVIDEITAPHIILATGARPRSIPGVAFDGKRVISYFEAMSLTERPERLIVLGAGAIGVEFAYFYNTLGSQVTIVEMLPNILPIEDEDVSKELERSFRKRKIAIKTKTRVEGIETTGEGVRVRVSNDSGEEVLEGDIALMSIGIQGNIENIGLEQNGIVVEKGYIKVDEYYRTNVPGVYAIGDVVGPPWLAHVASAEGITCVEAIAGKHPVPVNYANIPGCTYCQPQVASVGLTEKKARELGYELRVGKFPFTASGKAVAAGHTEGFVKMVFDAKHGELLGTHIIGSEATELIAEAALGRALETTEHELIKTVHAHPTLSEALMEASAVAYGESVNF
- a CDS encoding BtpA/SgcQ family protein — encoded protein: MTRFPYRLIGMVHLLPLPGSPRAAASRDEILARALIDAQVLEEAGFDALLVENYGDVPFRKERVEAHVIADMTRIALELRRACSLPLGVQVLRNDAAAGLGIAAATGAAFIRVNVHAGSMLTDQGLIEGRADETLRARRMLDVDVRIFADVLVKHAVPPAPVSIADAARDAVVRGCADAVIVSGRGTGEPTDPIDVDVVRSAVSAPVLIGSGVSEANIGSLLAKADGVIVGTSVKEQGVTTNPVDADRARALVRAARG
- a CDS encoding OmpA family protein, which translates into the protein MPSTSLEQITHRVRRFVIILCLTMVFVCRPHDAAAQQYQEGRWRLAIDGGISMPGDDFTREQSDYLISPFGGAGIEYFLTDNIGVRADLLGGFLQNKAGDLILKKYYKLTFNSIDYTTMLFVLTAGPSVVTPSLFGIHGVLSFRGGLMYHSTNINFDQRSESSSAVELAFGPALAIEYPLTETLTLGAQYSAMFTTTDHLDGVHFEGSNRDGMSLFTVGVRWTLNAPDLSEKTRPRGESPEFPAPPKTAPGGPPVIAGQRGGDSRSGDDRNGDGSAGNNRGNGQTDGRTTADPDRETGSVEGRDAETARDGNTQTGETASEAAPLPAPRREPVVSPTIAVSDFEGIPGLKRDAESVELVLQKKKSEDINVDVRFELLRDGLTIAQSTRRMTLREPSQKFTAREFLDFAGMSGGDVSTERLPTGEYEMRIGVRPDGSTEEEMLSMRFAHVDYESLFGSDAERVRYLVQTGRSGVSIQPNNEVMFNTFGRDFARVETAGAVDPSAEETASSSGVIREALALAPSGSTSGEKQAFLSALLRESFNKSLVILNAAAKAPGTPERLSTVLGEVYFPFDGAQLTEEGKILLDNVAQLLQQHPELNAEIRGFADEIGDDAYNVLLSQRRADRVYEYLNRKQIPDTRIHSHGVGRTRSGAKASGEQRQRERKVQIVLGEGMP
- a CDS encoding VCBS repeat-containing protein → MKHVFRLLAVAAFLLGTAHAQVKFEYYNVENNYMLLNLPTNSIMLARFDATAPVRIQEISAWFVSRSTAGSPADSADLVMFGKEGGFAFPYQLRPLFQPVRVGIPAGIDSLFRFRFSTPIDVGGPGQFFVGIIKRSDNLFVRMDNVTQAINCGNSEGDSSFTNLFAQYNSATSSYGFGAWFQGNKPTNNWYIGAAGEYYNDNPPQYFSDATVETGLNARQSTNPRLSWGDFDGDGRQDLLSGDRLYRNKPDGTFEDVAKAVGFNIGSQVQMFVDVDNDGDLDIVCQPDNFVYLNNAGSFSLQASPGLSRSVNTQAMAFADYNNDGLPDFFVGNGEYMFMKNPTNQQDSAMVEGAAWQGFLYTNKGGTFLDNTANVGGYTKGQYGRNPYNRNQTVEGWRPASCVQWTDYDNDGDMDLFVGNDRLQSNYLFENQGTPFFRSIAQAHGAQGGTKSAYPGLYGNTRGCDFGDVNNDGTMDLLTGETAIPYELMYSDVTSIWRNNAATAFSFTNSQAISKLGYTVYQADVAWADFNNDGLLDFYVTSGEQCFTSSLYRQNQDGSFTDVTYESGTGLEGGFGVAWADFDNDGDLDLGVASEFGLRLYRNELTQKGSWTELRLQASTGNSHAIGARVRVFAGGAVYLREVTAGKGAGSQQPYVLHVGLGTAASIDSIIVRWPGKKNETFKGLAINQILTLSEKPPTSVKNEETVVRTPDLQQNYPNPFSKSRNGSTSIAYNLPSAADIRLELYDMRGSLVKTFVREMQPAGMHFMAWDGKNDRGESVPSGTYQYILRANGTLLTKQLVVLK